A genomic stretch from Natronomonas gomsonensis includes:
- a CDS encoding MaoC family dehydratase, giving the protein MSNSSYPTLFDVWTETSSRMFDSVMEANRAAMDAFAAPGTDGDHAESATERRVEPAGDLPGWETQLDVDGQLSVGDAVRFSKTLSEEDVERFALASGDTNPLHLDEEWAEDTRFSGRIVHGTLAAGLISAALARLPGGVVYLSQDLEFRAPVRIDDRVTAEVEIVEDLGGGRYRLRTTVETDTDLVIDGEAVVLIED; this is encoded by the coding sequence ATGAGCAACAGCTCGTATCCGACGCTGTTCGACGTGTGGACCGAGACGTCTTCGAGGATGTTCGACAGCGTCATGGAGGCCAACCGGGCCGCGATGGATGCCTTCGCCGCTCCCGGCACCGACGGCGACCACGCCGAGAGTGCGACCGAACGTCGCGTCGAACCCGCGGGTGACCTCCCCGGCTGGGAGACACAACTCGATGTCGACGGTCAACTCTCCGTCGGGGACGCTGTCCGCTTCAGCAAGACCCTCTCGGAGGAGGACGTAGAGCGCTTCGCCCTCGCATCGGGCGACACGAACCCCCTCCACCTCGACGAGGAGTGGGCTGAAGACACCCGCTTCAGCGGCCGTATCGTCCACGGAACGCTCGCGGCGGGACTCATCAGCGCTGCACTCGCCCGTCTGCCGGGCGGCGTCGTCTACCTCTCACAGGACCTCGAATTCCGCGCGCCCGTTCGCATCGACGACCGCGTCACCGCCGAGGTCGAAATCGTCGAGGACCTCGGCGGCGGTCGTTACCGACTCCGCACCACCGTCGAAACCGACACTGACCTCGTCATCGACGGCGAAGCCGTCGTCCTCATCGAAGATTAG
- a CDS encoding AbrB/MazE/SpoVT family DNA-binding domain-containing protein, protein MSDDNNSVTWGPNLLKAVQEVSEQATKQQQEALQQLLSRAGAAPGAAGGADSPDLGDISEQLGKMTQMGTFKTRVQSGGRISIPDAEREALDIEEGDIVQTVVVPVKRNRDDDE, encoded by the coding sequence ATGTCCGACGACAACAACTCCGTCACCTGGGGACCGAACCTTCTGAAGGCGGTTCAGGAGGTCTCCGAGCAAGCCACCAAACAGCAGCAGGAAGCGCTCCAGCAACTGCTCTCGCGGGCCGGTGCTGCTCCCGGTGCGGCCGGCGGCGCCGACTCCCCCGACCTCGGCGACATCTCCGAGCAGCTCGGAAAGATGACCCAGATGGGGACGTTCAAGACCCGCGTCCAGAGCGGCGGCCGTATCTCGATTCCCGACGCCGAACGGGAAGCCCTCGATATCGAAGAGGGCGACATCGTCCAGACAGTCGTCGTCCCAGTCAAGCGGAACCGCGACGACGACGAGTAG
- a CDS encoding poly(R)-hydroxyalkanoic acid synthase subunit PhaE yields the protein MSDSSENPNQQWTKLVENMNDAVAESMEQNMKASSAFMESWSDAMEESMPEQGEMAEAMEGYNDAYEVWLDAAEQMFERTNDAAEGEDVAMSEFRDIWLQSANEAFKQVMSTSAYAAANGQLVSAMMDLQEQTDEISEDTLEQLGMPTGSDIEEVGERLVELERRQHRVEKKLDRVIEALE from the coding sequence ATGAGCGACAGTAGCGAGAACCCGAACCAGCAGTGGACGAAGCTCGTCGAGAACATGAACGACGCCGTCGCGGAGTCGATGGAGCAGAACATGAAGGCCTCCTCGGCGTTCATGGAATCGTGGAGCGACGCGATGGAGGAGTCGATGCCCGAACAGGGGGAGATGGCCGAGGCGATGGAGGGGTACAACGACGCCTACGAGGTGTGGCTCGACGCCGCCGAACAGATGTTTGAGCGGACGAATGACGCCGCCGAGGGCGAAGACGTCGCGATGTCGGAGTTCCGCGACATCTGGCTGCAGAGCGCCAACGAGGCGTTCAAGCAAGTGATGAGCACGTCGGCGTACGCCGCCGCCAACGGCCAACTCGTCAGCGCGATGATGGACCTCCAAGAGCAGACCGACGAGATTAGCGAGGATACCCTCGAACAACTCGGCATGCCGACCGGCTCGGACATCGAGGAGGTCGGCGAACGACTCGTCGAACTCGAACGCCGACAGCACCGCGTCGAAAAGAAACTCGACCGCGTCATCGAGGCACTCGAATGA
- the phaC gene encoding class III poly(R)-hydroxyalkanoic acid synthase subunit PhaC, with protein sequence MSSNDPFSFALNAQREFLDSAVEAAEKSTVAADQMEKIEDVDVGQTPSEVVYTENKLELLHYESMTDEQHKTPILIVYALINKPFILDLQPDRSVVRRLLEAGHDVYLVDWNEPSKLDQHLTLDDYVNRYIDNCVDVVRERSGQDSINILGYCMGGTMTAMYTALHGEKVRTLGLMAAGLCFDDTGGVLELWGDDEYYDPRDVVDVFGNVPAEMLDVGFALMDPVANYVSKYVRLYDNIENDDFVENFARMERWLGEGIDLAGEAYIQFLEDIYQENKLYNNELYLNGTHVDITDIDVPILQITGEYDHLIPSESSKPFNEVVGSTDTEVIEYPTGHIGLAVSGSSHRDVWPRVAEWYIEKSTDDPEHLDEVETAVEEATDQIGIEEIDVDVETDEEAVEAEAGAIEEAVAEEADEEIEAEAVDPAGTEGSDLEELEGIGPTYAERLREAGIRTIAELAEADAEAVAEAAEVGTARAEDWIQQATN encoded by the coding sequence ATGAGCTCGAACGACCCCTTCTCCTTTGCGTTGAACGCCCAACGGGAGTTCTTGGATTCGGCCGTCGAGGCCGCCGAGAAATCGACCGTCGCGGCCGACCAGATGGAGAAAATCGAGGACGTCGACGTGGGGCAGACGCCGAGTGAGGTCGTCTACACGGAGAACAAACTGGAGTTGCTCCACTACGAGTCGATGACCGACGAGCAACACAAGACGCCCATCCTCATCGTCTACGCGCTCATCAACAAGCCGTTCATCCTCGATTTACAGCCCGACCGCAGCGTCGTCCGGCGACTGCTGGAGGCGGGCCACGACGTGTACCTCGTCGACTGGAACGAGCCCTCGAAACTCGACCAGCACCTCACGCTGGACGACTACGTCAACCGCTACATCGACAACTGCGTCGACGTGGTCAGAGAGCGCTCCGGACAGGACAGCATCAACATCCTCGGCTACTGCATGGGCGGGACGATGACCGCGATGTACACCGCCCTCCACGGGGAGAAAGTCCGGACGCTGGGGCTGATGGCCGCCGGGCTCTGCTTCGACGACACCGGCGGCGTCCTCGAGTTGTGGGGCGACGACGAGTACTACGACCCACGTGATGTCGTCGACGTCTTCGGCAACGTCCCCGCGGAGATGCTCGACGTCGGCTTCGCGCTGATGGACCCCGTCGCCAACTACGTCTCGAAGTACGTCCGACTGTACGACAACATCGAGAACGACGACTTCGTCGAGAACTTCGCCCGGATGGAGCGGTGGCTCGGCGAGGGCATCGACCTCGCCGGCGAGGCGTACATCCAGTTCCTCGAGGACATCTACCAGGAGAACAAACTGTACAACAACGAACTGTACCTGAACGGGACACACGTCGACATCACCGACATCGACGTTCCCATCCTCCAGATAACCGGCGAGTACGACCACCTCATCCCCTCGGAGTCGAGCAAGCCGTTCAACGAGGTCGTCGGCAGCACGGACACCGAGGTCATCGAGTATCCGACCGGTCACATCGGACTCGCGGTGTCGGGGTCGAGTCACCGCGACGTCTGGCCCCGCGTCGCCGAGTGGTACATCGAGAAGTCCACCGACGACCCCGAACACCTCGATGAGGTCGAGACGGCCGTCGAGGAGGCGACCGACCAAATCGGCATCGAGGAAATCGACGTGGACGTCGAAACCGACGAGGAGGCAGTCGAAGCCGAAGCAGGTGCCATCGAGGAGGCCGTCGCCGAGGAGGCCGACGAGGAAATCGAGGCCGAAGCGGTCGACCCCGCCGGTACCGAGGGTTCGGACCTCGAAGAGCTCGAAGGAATCGGCCCGACGTACGCCGAGCGACTGCGAGAGGCCGGCATCCGAACCATCGCCGAACTCGCCGAGGCCGACGCCGAGGCCGTCGCCGAGGCCGCGGAAGTCGGGACTGCACGCGCAGAAGACTGGATTCAGCAGGCGACGAACTGA
- a CDS encoding S26 family signal peptidase, translating into MTDREDGSGPPNEPSDAGDAPREERPSGVVGWFKWFWTTDKEVVLYMRDVVTSVAAVLAIGLILFAISGIWPPMVAIESGSMVPNMEKGDLVFIVDNERFVPEEAPVHEGKSTGVIPAETAREVGHTEFNGYGDVIVFMPNGDPTETPVIHRSMLWVEAGENWVQRTDPQVSGSVSCNQVRTCPAPHAGFVTLGDANPNYDQIMGVSTVVKPEWIIGTAEVRIPYLGYVRLQFSGMTAPADTAVAASNPPTPPEPTAPPARPAGGGQPTAA; encoded by the coding sequence ATGACCGACCGAGAGGACGGTTCCGGTCCGCCGAACGAACCGTCCGACGCCGGCGACGCCCCGAGGGAGGAACGACCATCCGGCGTGGTCGGCTGGTTCAAGTGGTTCTGGACGACAGACAAGGAGGTCGTTCTGTACATGCGGGACGTGGTGACGAGCGTCGCGGCCGTGCTGGCCATCGGCCTGATTCTCTTCGCCATCAGCGGCATCTGGCCACCGATGGTCGCCATCGAATCGGGCAGCATGGTTCCCAACATGGAGAAAGGCGACCTCGTGTTCATCGTCGACAACGAGCGGTTCGTCCCCGAGGAAGCGCCCGTCCACGAGGGGAAGTCGACGGGGGTGATTCCGGCCGAGACCGCACGCGAGGTGGGACACACCGAGTTCAACGGATACGGCGACGTAATCGTGTTCATGCCGAACGGCGACCCGACGGAGACGCCGGTGATACACCGGTCGATGCTGTGGGTCGAAGCCGGCGAGAACTGGGTCCAACGGACTGACCCACAGGTCAGCGGCTCCGTCAGCTGCAATCAGGTCCGGACCTGTCCGGCCCCACACGCCGGATTCGTCACGCTGGGCGATGCCAACCCCAACTACGACCAGATAATGGGCGTCTCGACGGTCGTCAAACCCGAGTGGATAATCGGCACGGCCGAGGTCCGCATCCCGTATCTCGGTTATGTCCGTCTGCAGTTCTCGGGGATGACCGCGCCAGCGGACACCGCCGTTGCGGCGTCGAATCCGCCCACGCCACCGGAACCGACGGCCCCGCCGGCACGACCGGCCGGCGGCGGCCAACCGACCGCGGCGTAG